DNA sequence from the Polyodon spathula isolate WHYD16114869_AA chromosome 19, ASM1765450v1, whole genome shotgun sequence genome:
atttattttactggagtctgagatttcaataaaaacagttcATGTTTGCTTATAGAACAGGCTATTGACGAAGTACATGGTTCTagctttttcttttgtgtaatgCTTGATTTCACAACTATAGTACTTTCCaaacagtttgttaaaaaaaaaaaaaaaaaacttatggggaaacttattttttttaattacattttcaaaagttgGTTCTGATAGAAAAGCAAAAACCAGTctttgtagaaataaaaaaaacaaggtactaAATATTATGGGATATACAGTGATGTTAAGCAACCTTTTCAACTGAACTGGTCACTGTATCAGAGTGTAGTTTCACCACAGAAAGACACAAGGGCTTTTTGTTGTAATTACAAACTAAATGGCAGACATCAGTGCTCCATTGGTTCCTCTGCTTTTTCTGCAGCAGGCTCTTCAGTAGGTGGGACAacctacaaaataatacaaataaaataaaacaattagatatcttgtatatcatttttatataacTTATTGTCAGAAGAGACAATGACAAATGAGTCAGAGAAATAGTTACATCAGTCTTTGGCTGTAGCTCCAGTTCCCCTGCCCCGTGTGTCTGTGAACGGGTACACGCTCAATCCTGATCTGGAGGAGTACAATTTTCATACCTGTCCTAGTAAAACTCTTACCTTTCTCTGAGGCCGTTCTTCAAGGCCCTCAAGGAATGGtgcaacatcatcatcatcatagatGGTGAACTCCATATCTTTGGCAATAACTCCAATGGAGACATTCTGTGAAGAGTAATAGGAATTACTTAAGACTTTGCTTTAACATGCATCCAGACAAGTTAAAAAACCCTATTAAGATAACTACATTAGGTTTGTGTATAAGCCTTTTTACACAGCGCAGTCTCTCTTTTGGTTTTTATGCTTGACAGCCACAGTGGTTACAAGCTCTCCTGTAAACTAATGAGCACCTAGTGAGTAATAGCAAGTACCTTTGTGGTGAGGTCCTGTTCTGCAGGAAGTGTCTCTCTCAAAGCATGCAGGCCATGTTTGACAAGTTCATTTAAATTacctataaaatgaaacaaaaacaatattaataataaaaaaaaaaaactttgacccAGCTAAATAAGAGTTTAAAATGGCATGTTAAATGACCCCCttaaaccccccacccccaacttaCAGTCAAGAAATCCATCCATGTGTCTTTCCAGGTAGGTGCGTGCAGATTGAGATCTGGCTCCAATGGACATTGCTTTACAATCAAAATAGTTGGCTGAAGGACATGTCTGGAAAATGTGAGGTCCCATGTcctaaaaaatttttaaaaacatttttcaaatttgtATCGTATCCTATAAATAACTGATCAAACAGATGACAAATGACATATCACCTCATGCTCCTTAAGGTGATATTATCAGTGGACTAAGAGAGAGGTGTCAACATGCCTGGCTGGTAACTTCCGTTTCAACAGCACATATGAGATTACCATGTGCGCTATACACTTTATGGATTGGAACATGGTAAGCAGCTCTTGCTGGTAACTACCCGGCTGTTTAAGACCCGCACCAGGCAAATTCTTGTCCATTCTAACCACTGTAGCCTTTATCGTGTACGGCTGTTGCAGTACAAAGGGATTGTCTTTTTTGACACAGCCTAGTGGTGTCCCTCTAGTGTTCAGGCAAAGTTATTACCGGAGCACAATGTTTTAAGTGCCAGGTGCTATCgaactttgaaaagaaaaacttcagCCGTTCAAACAGTGATGTTTTTAGAGAATTCACAATACAATCTTATGGAgcagtttttaaatactgttgctattatttatttatttatttatttattggatatCTAGTTTTGTTACTTCTTTTGATCACCAAACATAAGTTTTCTAGTCAACTCACATCATAACCTGCAATAAGCAATCCAACACCATATGGTCTCCTCCCATAACGTTGTGTAGGAATCTGGGTTTCTGAGGAACACATGTAAGGAAAGCAACAAGAGCTTTATCATACAACACCACCTCAAAAGTGTCATCTGCAACAGTTAACGTTACataaacatgaacaaaaacacaattacttATTCAAAACTAGATaggaaaaaactaaaattacCATTTATTACGGTAATTATGAGAACAAGCAAAAGCATGGTAATCCAAATCGTTACAAAAACTCCTACAGCTTATCATACCAACTACTTTAGAGATGCACACAGTACTCAAATTAAGCTTGTTATTTAAGTACTCCGATAATTACAGATTGCTTCCAAAAAAATCTTACTTTGCAGCAACGGATTCAATTAATTTGTAACACGCTGCACTGGTTACAACCAGGAATCACTTAAAGGACATGGTTCTGAATGTCAGCTACCAATTCAAGCCAACATAACTGCAAAGGAAAAATTAGCATCCCATGTGTTTTGCTCTGCTTGTCGTTGCAACAGAAGTCCTTCATTTTTAATTCCCACCCTTACAAGATACTATGACCATTATTtatgctttttacttttttttgtgcaatCTGCTCATTTTTTatatgacaaaactaaaattggtAAGATCAAGTCAGGTTAACGATTCTTAAATACACCCAACATATTACCATTTTTCTTACATCTGATAATTAAGCAAAATGTAACTCAATAAAACAGATGACCAAAGCAATGCTTAA
Encoded proteins:
- the LOC121295131 gene encoding proteasome subunit alpha type-1, with product MFRNQYDNDVTVWSPQGRIHQIEYAMEAVKQGSATVGLKSRTHAVLVALKRAQSELAAHQKKILHVDSHVGISIAGLTADARLLCNFMRQECLDSRFVFDRPLPVSRLVSLIGSKTQIPTQRYGRRPYGVGLLIAGYDDMGPHIFQTCPSANYFDCKAMSIGARSQSARTYLERHMDGFLDCNLNELVKHGLHALRETLPAEQDLTTKNVSIGVIAKDMEFTIYDDDDVAPFLEGLEERPQRKVVPPTEEPAAEKAEEPMEH